The Neomonachus schauinslandi chromosome 14, ASM220157v2, whole genome shotgun sequence genomic interval tttaaaaataaaaagcacagcaagAACAGAGGTAGGACTTATATTGCCATCCAAGGGTTTCCCCGCAAGGGCCTGAATGAGCTAGGAACGTGCGCCGTGGCGACAGAAACGTCACCACTGCCACCCTTTTGCATGGTGCAAATGGAGTATTCGGGATGTGTGTGCATATCTGTATATGCTCTTTTTAAGAACAGGATTCTTCCTGAAAACACAGGACTTGGGGATCGGAGTTTTGTATCTACTGGCCGACGGCTTCTGGCTCTCCTGGGCCACCCCATTGGCATCACCCCCCCTTTCTTCTTGTGCTGGGttattcttgttttctctcctcctctctgcgGTGAGAGGGGAAGAGTTAGAATGTCAATCATTTAGGAGACATCACGGCCAAAACCCACAGTGAAACAGAGGGAGGGACCACGTGAAAACAGATGTCCGAATACAGCAAGAGGCGGGTCAGCTTTTGCTCATCCACGAGGGGCTTCTCAAGTGTTCTGAAGCAGATTTCCCTGATGGTTGAGAGGTCGTGGCTGGGTTCCTTGGGGTCGCCTGGGGCTCACGCAAGAAGGAAGACTCGCTCGACTTGGCGTCCCGGGAGTCGGTGAGGGCGGACGCATCTGCCTCACTGGACAGGTCCTCTGTCGAGAAGTTGAGACTTCCAAGCTTGGCCAGAGAGTGTGAGCGTTTCAGTGGGGACGAGACGGTGAGGCCCGCCAGCCGGAGCCGGGTCTCGATCTCCTGCGTCCGCTGCTTCACCAGGCCTGGCTTGCCTCGGACGCTGTGGATGCTGTCACTGCTAGAGCTCCGCGTCAGGTTGGAGCTCATGGAGGAGGACGTGGGGGTGTAGCAGATGGTCTTCAGGAAGTCTTTTGAGAAGTGACTGGTGTGATCCAGGCGGCAGAGGAAGGGAGTGGGGCTCTTGAGTGAGGCGCCTTCGAACGGAGGCGGGATGGCCTCTGACTTGTCATCGCTCCCAGCGAGACTGGGCAGGGCCGGGGGCCCTGGCGGGTGGACAGGAGCCAGATCAGGATTCTCCTCGGGGACGCTGGCCTCCGGCCTGCCGGCAGGGCCGTCCCTACAGGGAGACGCTGGGTCTGCGGGCGTGCCCTTCAGCCTCTCCAGTTCTTTGGTGTGCTTTCGGACCAAGCCCGCCTTCTGCAGCTGAATGATGGATTCCTGGTGCTGCATCAGGTAGCTGTTGGTTGTCGGCTTCTCGGCTTCTTTACTGAACAGAAGCCGCAGGTCCTTGGCCGGTTTCAGATCTTTCTTGGGCGGCGATTCATCCTTCGCTACGTCCATGCTTGGAGGGTTCTTATCACAGTGAGAATTCTTCAAAAGGAGGGACTTTGGCAGGACTTTTTGGGTTTCTCTGGAAGATTCCAAAAGGCTAGCTGGTAGTTCTGGGGCAGCCGCAGCCCTGGAGCCACCGACATCTGACCTCCTCGAGCCTGCTGGTGGTACCAATGGGGGACTCTCGCTTGGGCCAGACGCCAGTTTCTCTAAAGCTCGGGATCTGCTGGACGTGTGGGCCACAGGGGAGGAAGTGAGGTGGGGCAGGAAGGTTGGCTGGGTACAGATGGCGGGAGCTCCAGGGTTCTCGCCCCGCTCCCTGAAGGCCTCAGGAGCCCCACTGGTTACAGGGTACACGCAGTCGGCACAGGATTTGTAGGAAGGCTTCACCTTGTTAAGGATCCCGAATATAGCATCGTGCTGAAAGGGGACAAGAACATCGTGAGTATACAACAGCGAGCCAGAGGCTGCAACACACGAGCAGGGTGTGTGGGCCTGGGTAGGCACTGGAAAGGCAgtgctcccccaaccccctccagctAGTGCAGGAACACAGGTCTCTCGGAACCCGCGCAGCCATGAACAGTGAGTGGTGGATGCAGATGCTGAACCCAACTGTCCAGAAGCTACGTGACTACGATCCTGGGCAAACCTCTGGCCACACGGCCAGCACGGTCAGGGGCATAGCCTGCTCAACCCTGCCTTCACCATCTCACGCGGGcgcctctccctttctttccctttcagaaAGAATCTGCTTGGGGAGTACGCAGCCTGAAAACGGGACTCTTCCCTGCTAGCATGAACACAGCTAGCTCCAAAGAATCACCATGTAGCCATTGGCTGTGGTCTTCAcagtgaaggtggtcaaaggcaAAAATGGCTTTGGAAAGACTCCAGTACAGACCCAAACACGGGTGCTCACAGTCCCGCATGAGGGAACCAGGCTGAGGTGGGTTTTATAGACCAATGGGGAACACGTTTGCATTGTTTTCTGAGGAAAGCCACCTGCCTCTAGGCGAATGTGCCATGTGCCTCCACATCGGGCCCTTCCGACGGGCAGGGCAACTGCTCACCTCCCTCACACGCCCATCGACAGACAACAGGGCTGCTCCTATGGGCTGAGGCGGACAGTGGTTTAGCTGCGAGATTCCCAAGCTGGCCTAAAACAACAGCCCCCTGGCAAAGGGCTGCTGGTCCAtgtttctccctgccccctgcccacggCCCTGACCATCAGGGCCTAATCCTATTCTGTGTCACAGATGTAGGTCCCCCAAGAGAAGACGTCATGGGGTGGTCCAATACTGGAGGAATCATAAGGAAACCCAGCCATGATTCCTAGAGGCTGCAGGGGAGCATCCAGAGAGCGTGTGGTGGGGGAGGCGGGAGGCCGGATCTCCTAACCTAGGCAGGATTCCTGGGTCAACCAGTGAGACCTGACCACCCCCGAACTCTTGACCCAGAAATTTTTCTGAAGCTCTGACTGAAGTTTTCTCCTAAAACCTTTAGGACCTAATGTTCTAAAATGTGGTTAGAATGTCTCACGGTCGGAGATTTAGGACTACCTCTCGGAGCCCAAGGAGCAATAGGCTGGGAGCAAATTCACGCATCCAACTCACATTTAGGGAGCGCCTGTCACACGTCAGGACTGGCGTCAGGCACAGGGGCTGCAAACAAGACAcggtccctgccctcagagggTCTAGTGTGGACCAGAACACTGAGTGacaagtgagaggatggagaagggTGAGCTCAAAGTCTTCTGCagagggaaggcttccctgaggtgCCGAACCTCAGCTGAGACCTTTGGGACCAGCAGGTGCTGAccaggcagaggggagcagagaaggCACAGTCACCTTGCAGCTCAACCCCTCTCCAACCTGGCACCGTAGTCAGGAAAGGAGAGTTGAACAAGTGAATGAGTGCTTGTCTCCTGGTCCTATTCCCTAGAGAACCTCACCCATTCAATCCAATTCTGGCCAGGAAAGGCAGGCCGTCCTTCATGTCTCTCCTTACCCACGCTGCCCCTGTTCATCCACGACCCACCCAGTGCCGTTTCACACTGATGGACAGTCCTGGACAGGCGTTTTGTATCATCTGTCTTTATAGGTATTTGCTCTTTGAGGGAAGGCTGAGTGGTGGGAGAAATTCACCAGGAACTAACATCTGGTACTTCCCATTTCGTTTGTATGAGAACATGGGAAAGACAAACTCTCTGGATGTGGGAATGCATTGCCGAGTGCTCTCACCTGTGAATCCCGGCTGTCTTGGAAGATGGGCGGGGAGGCCTGGGGAAGCGAAGCTCCTTGGCCCGGGCCGTGGCAAGAGCTGGTGCAGAGCGAGGGTGGGACCCGGGAGCGGGCGACACAGCACACCGCTCATGACACCAGCCTCGGCTCCTGGGCCCCCCGGAGGAGGGGACAGCCTGGCGGATTTAATAATTTTCTGAGCAAGGGCCAGCTTGCTAAGACCATGTTGCCGAAACCCACCATTTAAATAGGATAGCCACACGGGATTAATGGAGTAGAGCATTACAGTAGGAGCTGGAAGACCAGATAGTTGATGATACTGAGCAATTGCTACCCATTTCTTCAAGGTGGTATTGTGGTTATGTTACAGACGGAAGCATCTGTGAACGAAGCGACCCAGCTGGGGTTTGGTTAGATGATTCAGAGCGTGGGGAAACCGAGTGGGGCAGGGATGAAATAGGAATAGCCTTGTGTTGATAAATGTTGAAGCTGGGTGGTAAGTTTTGTTTTACATTCTACGTAAGAAAGAGACCGAGCTGGAAGCTCTGACCAGCTGTGAATGAGGCGCATTGTGGGGGGCCTGCAGGGATGAGTGCCAGGCCCTGCACACCCCCGACCCACGGTACGCCCGCACTCCCAGGCGCCCTGCAGCCGCGCTCGGGGAACGGCCGCTGCCCTCGCCCTCCGCGCCGGCCCCCCTTGCCCACCTCGAAGTCGTCGGGACAGCTCctcttgctgttgttgttgttaaggttCTCACGGTTGAGCAGGCCTTtactgggctggggtgggggccgcCCCCACCGCCCTGCCCCTGGGGCCTCCTCCCCTTCCATCTCTTCCACCTGCTGCGAGGAGCCCCTCTGGGCCTTGGGGCTCCCGGACTCCAGcttcttcctcacttccttctcGCAGAGTCCAGAAGCTTCCTGGGGATGTCTGGCTGGCATGTGTGCCTCAGTCGGCTCGGCCGCTTCCTCCAACAGAGCGTCCCTCTCCAGATCCTCCAGGTGGACCAAGCTGCCAGGTTCGTCGttgggggaaggcaggagggggtCTGAGAGCCGCCGGAAGCAGCAGGGGAGAGTGGGGCCTCCCGGGGCCCCACTGTCTGGGAACGCGGGCTGGGCAGCATCGTCCAGGCAGGGCAGCCGGGCCTCCGGGGTGCCGTCCAGTGCCTCCGGCAAGAAGTCCCCCGACCCTGCGGGGTCGTCCGCAGGCTGCTGGACGCAGGTGTTGCTCTGTTGACGCCACAGCTTGTTGTGCCGTTGTTTGCTgcgggggaggaagggcagaggaaggtcATGGGGGCCAGTGCCCTGAGGGTCCCGGGAGGGACAGCAAGACACAGCCCACGGCTGACAGATGGCGCTAGGACGCTCAGCCCCCGAGGCTCCCGGCAGCAGCCCTCAGTGACTGTGCCATGCAGTGACCAGGTGGCAGACCCGTGACGGCGGTCTAGACCTTGGGTACCATCAGGGTCTCGCCGTGCCGCCTCGTTCTGTGAACTTAGCCACGCCACCGCCCGTCCCACCTCTGAGGCCCTCCATCTGTCAGTAGACTAATAATCCTCTCCTCCCTATCCTGCAGGGAGACAGCGGGGACCGAAGCAGAGAGCACATGGAGATTTATGGGTAAACATAATGCACGTCAAGTTGGGACAACTGGAGAAAaccacaagatttttttttttttgtcagaaagATGACAggtcacttttaaaaataggtcTTATGATATCGTGGTAGTATGGTTATAACCCATTTTTAATgtaaaggtcaaaaaaaaaagaaaagaagagaaaattttaatgtgaaatcAGGTAAGGCACCTCCATGACCCTTCGGGCACCCGTACCAACACCCTGCAGGGGTGCGGGCTACGACGAGAGGAGATGGGGACAGGGCAGTGTGAATTAAGGGCCTGCTGTTGTTTGCAACGCACGGGAGCACCACGACCGTTCGAGACGGCTCTGTGTGCCCATTCCAGGCAAGGCCAAGAGGGCCCCCAGACGGGGCTGCAAGTCAAGGTCACTGCCTTGTGGCTGTGACCTCGGCCTGAAGACCcctggtgaggctgtggaggCTGCAAGCCCCTGATGGCAGCAAGTGTCTGAAGGGCTAAGGGAAAGGAGGCAGGATGCCcatgcctctgccccctcctcatcGTCCCGGGGCCCTGCCTGGGGATCTGTCCAGCTGCTCCCTGGGTGACAGTAAAGGGACTCCAGAGATGTCCAGAGCTGTTCTCAGACCCCGTTCCACCCTGCCAGGGCACTCCTGCTTGCTCACACTCGGCCAAGAAGCCTGTGGACTGAGCCTGTGGCCTCCTCATAATACGAGTCAGAAATAATCCAGGGAGAAAGGGAGTCCCAGGTGCAGTGGGGATCTGCCTCCACGGGGCCTCCCCACACCGGAGCCTTGGGGGCGGGCAGACCCGGGTGTGCTCTCTCCCCTGTGCTGCCCACTGGCTGTATGACGTGGGACACCCTAACCTCCAGCATCAGCTCATTCCCCCCGTATGCCGGGGATACCCTGTCCGGGGCAGACCTTTTCTGGGTGGGGGTTAGAGATTTCAAAAGCTCCGTTTTATTCACCACGAGCCAGGTCTAGCCCGGCATCTGCAGAGGTAAACCTGCACAGTCCTCAGGTAAATCTCACAACAGCCCTACCAGGTGGGCTTGGACTGCAAACTCAGAAGAGGAAACCAGGGCCGGGGGAGATGGGCGAGCTTGCCCTACATGGCCCGGCTCGTCGGTGCCGGAAGCCAGTCGGCCCTGAGGCATCGGAACTGCCCTGCGGCGAAGCCTGGCCCACGGCTCGGCACAAAGCAGATGCTCAGGAAACGGGGATGGCCACGTGCCTGCGCCACCCATGACGTCATGCCTTGGACGAGGAACCGCACACCGTTCCCTCCAGCAGCAAAACAGCTTTCTGTGTGTGCCAACAAAATCAAACAGATCcctcctggaaaccactaatcaaACCCCAAACAATAGCTGTTTTTCTCAGTCTGGCTCCCCACCAACCCCCCCAAAGGCGGGATTTTAGCTGCAGAGACTGCTGCCAGGCCGGACGGGAGCCCGCTTGGTTCTGCCAACCCTTCCCCGCAGACGCTCACCCACCTCGCGTCCAAGATGCCTTCATACTCAGACAGCTGCCTCATAAAGCCCGCGTTGGGCCGTGTAATGCTGCGCTTCTGCTTCACGTAGTTGTACGCTTTTTCCAGAGGCCAGCCAAATTCCTTCATTGCATAGGCTATGACCGTGGAAGCCGATCGGCTAACACCCATTTTGCAATGTACCAGGCACTTGGAATGGTTCCTCCTGCAGAGGCGGGAGACAGAGTCCAGAAACTTCCATAATTTCATTCTCTTAGGTTTTACCcaatgcattttgtttttctttaaacccTGAAGTTATCTCAGTGCCCAgaccccaccgcccccccaccccaccgcccccccaccccacgtccTGATATTTATGCAGCAGATGGCCACACACCCTCGAAAGGAAATACCTTCACTGCAAAATCAATTAGCACACAATGGGAAATCGAGATAAATCTGTCCTTGCCTTGCCGAGTGGTGCAGGGAGGGCTCCCAAATCGGGCCGCCCTCAGGGACAAAGCGGGACCGCTGGGATGGGCCAGGAGACCAGAAACTCTTGCAGGAAGCAAAGGGGGCAGCGAAAGGGTAATCTGCAAAAGCTACACAGCTGCCCCAGCAGATGAAGATGGGCAACGGGTGACTGCAGAGAAAACGGGGTCAGCAAATGGAAGGCTGCGAGGCCCTCGGGAGGGCAAATGCTCGCCAGACAGGGAGGGTCGAGGAGCTAGAACAAGGACGGCAGCACCCTCGACTTGGACGAGGGGAAGAAGGCAGGTGGATCGGTCATTTGTAAGGAGGCGGTAGTGGCCTGGGCGGGGCTGATGTCACAGGAACGGCAAGGCCGTATTTCTTGAGACTTCGGAGGCTCGAGAATGGGAGGGTACACGCTGCTGGAAGGGGCCGCACCTGGGAAGCTTTATTTGTACAGGAGGCAGACCCACCAGCGTGCCTGTTTACACTGGAACCAGCTGGCCCGTCAGGTGGGTCTGGGCTCCTTTCCTAGACCCCAGGCTTCAAATTCATCCCCATTTGTCAGtgcattttgttctgtttttgtttttttgtttgactGCTGGCCTGGAATCTATCCCCCAGGAATGCAAACAAACTAAGATTCGGTAAGGACATGTTACAGAGCTCTGACCTCAAGAGGTATGAAGCAGAAGACGGGGTTTCTTTCGATAGCATTGCAAAAGGTTCTTTCTCTCTATTCTGGACTTCAGTGAGGCAGAGTTGTCCCACAGGAGAATAAGGGGAGGACAGAAGACAGGGTGATGCCAGGAACAGGCTCAGGGCGACGAGGACCTCTGACCGTCTGCCCCATTCCGTGAACAAGAAAACTGCAGTAACTCAGGTGCAGAAGGCGGGCCAGCTCTCGCGGCCTTTGCCTGAGCAGCTTTCTCTGGGGAAGCAGCCCCAAAGGTGTTCACAGTCCACGCAAGACCtggcccaccctcctccctcctttggCTCAGCGACTCCCCGTAGACAGAGCTCCAAAGAATGTCCACGAGATATCAGATCCTTGCCTGGAAGCAGTGATGATGACGAAAGTGGGATCCAATGTCACAGTCGATGACACGGGAAACAGGCTCACTGGGGCCCCCACCCTGAGAAGATCAGTGACTGTGCCTTTTGGTGCTAGGGGGTCCTGTGGTCCAAAACCAGAGGTCCACCAGACATCAAAGGCTCCACAAACCAGAGATGTCTGAGTCTGGGACTGCCATTAGTTTCTGCCCAGCCGGCATCTGCCCCTTACTTTCTCAGGCCAGCCTCTTTGTCTTCTCCATCCACTTACTTTGCTTTGTTTATGAAATGGTACGCTTCGTTCCAGTGGGCAAGAAGGTCTGTTGTCTCTTCGTCGTAGACGCGAATGTTATGATAGGCAAAtaagccaggaaaaaaattatctatttctctgGTGACATTTAAAATGTAGTCCACactgtaaggagaaaaaaaaaaaaagaacgacaACTTTGGAGAATCAGAATGAGGAACTACAAAACGACAAAGTAACAGAAAACtgagcaaggaaaaaaattaaatacatgctCATAAAGCGTATATGTTTACGGTGGGACTTTGGTTTTTCCTtaaggagtaatttttttttttttgtattttccaaatgtcCTCTATACGATGAGAATGTATTACACTTATAATAAACAAcaaatttctttgtaaaaaaaaaacttacaaaaaaaagttCAAAGCATTGCTGAGCAATGTGAATTCTGGAAATAAGACATATGtattacttaaaaacattttcagacacACTCAAAGTTTCAAACTTCGTAATGGTTATTTATTAATATACAgaggcttaaaaacaaaaaacaaagtctcTACTTTTAAATAGCTAAGAGAGTAGAAAATATCCATCCATTATTTATGTCCTTGAGAATTACCTTAAATGCTCTTGAAACAAGGCAGactacaaataaatacataaacagtGGGGAGGGTCTTCGAACGCAGGTTCTCTAAACTTGATACTTATACTCCCAGAAGACCAAAATAATTTCAGGAGTTAGAAAATACCTCAAATAGGGTTTGTAAGAGAATACTTATAAATGCTTTacaaaatacctttcaaaatcatttatttattcccagCCAGAGAAAGCATAGATGGTATCACtctacattttaagaaaactttgttGAAAGAACACATCTTAACCAGTAGttctaaagatatattttaagatttgtttagtcttgatttttaaatgcagtAATTCAAGAATGCCATCATGTCAGACCCACAGAACGGTGATTTTGTGGctgtgttgtttaaaaaaaaatgtccagacATCTGTTCTTGAAGGTCTAGAtttaaccttcttttttttttttttttaattcctgctGCTGGGCATTTCTCAGACTGAGATGGGCATATGTTTCTGACCAACACTGAGTATTTAGCCGCCAGATTCCCACCAGGCCCCAAAGTCTAACCTCAGGGAGAACCAGGAGTGGTCCTGGGACCAGAGTTGCCGACTGGCcccacaggtgtgtgtgtgtccacgcTAGGACTGCCAGCCCCtgtgctggggtggtgggggagggcagtggggccCAGGACGGGGCTCGTGGCCCTACCAGCATCCAGGCTGTCCTCTGCCACTGGAGTGTGACTGAGAATCGTTCTTGGTGACACACACCATCCCACAGAACCCCATTAAGATCTAAAACGCATGAATTATTCAGGAGGTGGCATTTTGAAGCACATCTGCTTAGCTATGCAAATCAGCCCAGCCCTTGGAGATGGGAGACAGGGTGCAGGCAGTTACAAGGGCTCAACCTCGGGGGTTTCTAAGCTGCCTGGAAGGACAAGGGGGGACGAGGGGAGCAGACTCACCCTGAGCCCTGCAGTTCCTCCAGATTGGATGCATTCCATTCAGAGCCCTGGGGGACAGATCACACAAACCCCCGTGAGTGTCACATGTCCGCCTCAGAGCTGCTTAGGGGATGCATGGGGTGGGCCAGCCCTAGGTGGGGGAGGGTTATTTCATGGGCCCTTGGCCTTAGATGGGCGGACAGAACTAAAAGAGGCCGCTAGCCAAGCAGGTTCCGGAGGCACTCCCGGCGTTGTCAGCCTGCGTGGAAGGCCCTGGCTGTCCCCTGGCCTTCAGGGAACGGCAAAACCTgtaccacccccgcccccaccacgtCCTTTCCTAAGGCTCCGGCACGGTCCTGTCACCAGAGGCAGTGACCTCCAGCTTCCCGCTCAGGAGAGGGCACTTTCACACACCACTAATTTAAAGCAGGAATCTGTCTACCTTTTTGggcaagtatttttaaaagttcccaccCTCTGACCCAGTGGTTCCACATACAAACAGTTGCCCTGAGGAAACATCCAGAATTCGCACGTACATTTATGCACGAGGATATTTATGGTTATTTGCGAGGACAAACAATGAGAACAACTTAGAGGTCCAACAAGAAGAAACTAGTaaaataaatgatgatgatgacgaagCCACACGATggggcaattaaaaataaattgtactttGGGTGGCTATTTAACGACACAGGGAAATGCCGCATaatgaaaacaacttaaaaaaagaaaaacaggatacaaaactatataaacattatgattctttcctttccttttttttttttaaagaagctataTAGACATAAAACGAAAAAACCcagaagatgggaaaaaaaaatatactaaaacGTTAACGGTGACTATGTCTAGATTTGAGAAATTGGGAATGCTTTTTACTTTCTGCTTTGGAGTTACTGGTGTTTCTGAACCTTCTATAACGTGTTTTAATTTAATGCCTTTTAAAGCATATTATAAAACGAACCCTCCATTTCTAAGCTTCCCAGGaacacagaaggggaaaaaacaaagaaaaagctatCACTTCGCTCTTCGGCAATGCAAATCACACACAGTTGTGAAGAACAAgagacccccccccaccaagtCTCCCTAGAAACTTCCCTTCCCAGGAGGGCAGACCCCTCAGGACGCAGGGGCCCCAGGGGGCCAAGCGGGGCTGGTAATGTGCGGGTGTTAGCTGGATTTTTCATGCTGGAGGGAGAGGctcaaatataaaaattcctttagtatCTCTCATGGAAAAAGTGACATAGACCACCAAAccacactgaaaaaaataatgaaagctcACTACATCTGTGAGCATCCTCTTGTTGTGATCACCACCTAGTGGAGAGACGGCCTGCCTTCTGTTGTTTCCATAGGAAAAACCACCAACTTCCTGGGGAAATTAGAGCCCGGTGCTGCCTGACGGCTTTCAAGATATAGGCTTCAAATCCACACATTCATATATGTTTTAATACAAACgttaaacatatatgtgtatatatatacatgtatatatatacacacagacacatattcACAAATACGAATTGatatacacaaatacattaaatatatatatttgcgatatatatatttaatatactaaGTATATATCACGACACATGCGTTTGGAGAACCATTAATTAATTCTTGTGTGCAGAAAACAAGATGTTCATGGCTTCAGCAGCAAATACACTTCCTCCACTTTCCCAGAAAGTCATTTTTGCTGTAACAATGGTTGCCACTTATTAGTACCTACAGAAACTACACTTGGTGCTTTAAGAATGTcttttacttaatcctcacaatcatCCCACATGGTACAGAATGGAGAAAAGGCAAAGAGGCTCGCTCCCCTCACACAGCTGCTTCGGCTGGGGAGTGGGAACTTGGCCCTGGCGGGTCTGACTTCCATCACACTGTACCACTTCTCTAATTTTAGTAACATGCTCTCCCCTATAGTCTCTCTGAGGGACTCTGTGAACTTGCCAGTTGCCTTCTATGGAGATTTACAGCATTAAGAGCATCTGAGCAagagatggaggtggggagaaccTGCACAACCCGGCCCCCCGGTGGTGCTTCCAGGGCCTGTCCCTTCGGCGGGCCTGGGAGCAGGGCACAGGGTAGCTGCCcggacagagagaggggaagaagctgGGTTTCGGGGGTTCGGTTTGTTTTGCCTACTGTTTCTCACGTCTCGGTGATGCCCAGGTGTAATTCTGGGGTTTGGCGAGCATGCGCCCTTTCGTACCTGGGGGTTCTGAGCCCGCAAACCGTGGGGAGGTAACTGGATGCGGCCTCTGTGTTAGCAACTGAAGACCAAGGATGGAGAGGTTCTGAAAATTGCTGCCAGTGGACTGTGCCAGAGAGCCTTCAAACAACTCCGcccagctcagctgggagcccCATCTCATACATCTGGCCCCAGGGCAAACCAGCGTAGGCCAGAGGAAGGGGGTCGAAGACAGGAGTTCCCAGAACAGCCAGGATCGAGGTCCCAGCGACTccagttctctctccctctctgactctgCTGCAAGCTCCAAACAATCAAGGTCTGTAGATGGATATTCCCCAAACCAGACCCTGCCCTGTGCGGCGCTTCTTACGAGATAGAGGTGGTCGAAGATAAGGGAGGGCTTGTCCATCTGTCCCAAGATAAGGAGCATCTCGTTGTCTATGAATTCCTTGAATTCTTTCAGGTTACAGTTCATCTGCGTCTCTAATTCATTACGGATCTGTGGAGCGGAGAAGAGCAGAAAAAGTGATTcgttacaaaacaaaacaagagccaTCCACCTCCAAAGAAGTCAAGTCACAACTTATACTGTGGTTGTTTTCAAAAAAGGTGTCTTGTTGTTTTGgcggtttttttgtttttttaccccaaagaaaGCGCACAGCGCACCGAGACGCACACAGCCCGTACGTAGGTGGTGGGAATGAGGCTACACAGCCTCACGGGAAGTCGGACTGGGCAAAGTTCATCATTTTATACCAAGAAGCTGATTCGCAGGGCATCTCTTCTACTGAGTTTAAGGCACTTCtatttttacaattaaatatcaaatatctCACAGTGAACACATAAAATCAGCTTCATCTTTCTTTGGAAGGCATCCAACAggatagttttttgttgtttttttggtgggcagcaaagtttattgagcgatagtacaaagctcccaaagagggagggaacCCAAGAGGGTTGGTTGCCCCACAATATGactttttatgtatattaattaatACAAAGGGTGATATATGGCTTTTTCAAATGGCCCTTTTAAGCCCTTATATCTACCTAGTTTAAGCGCTTATTATAATTCATTGCATTCTTTAGAacaaaaagcaactgaaacaagaaaaaagtgaTCCAGAAAAAAATTCGAAGGCACACAGAAGGCAGTCCAGGGTTAGTAACTTGCTAGTAAGTGATAAtcctgaaataagaaataagagtttgctgtatctcaataaaacacaAGGCAGAGAAGAGGGCGCTAATAGGCAGATGTATCTCAGGACAATGCGTGGGTCTCGTGGAATTAACACCAAAGGTCTTATAGGTTCAGAGAGCTCAGGAAATTTGCAAGGCCCCAGAGCTGGTATGCAGCACAGCTGGATCCAAACTAGAGTGGGAATCTAAGGCCTGCGCTCTCTCTGCTAAGTCCTGCAGGGAAAAAGCCTCTGAGAGTCGGTGAGCTGGTCGGTAAGAAGGCCAAGTGGCAGACCTGCCTCTGCTGTGCTTTGGGCAACAGGACAGATGGACAGCTTGTGACCTCTGGCCTGATAAGGGAAGAGCTCTCTTACTTCTTTTGAGGTCACGTTTTCTAGATCTTGGCTCATCATGATGCT includes:
- the SSH1 gene encoding protein phosphatase Slingshot homolog 1 translates to VTLQRSPTPSAASSSASNSELEAGSDEERKVNLSLSESFFMVKGAALFLQQGNNPQSQRSLQHPHKHAGDLPQHLQVMINLLRCEDRIKLAVRLESAWAERVRYMVVVDSSGRQDTEESILLGVDFSSKESKSCTIGMVLRLWSDTKIHLDGDGGFSVSTAGRMHVFKPVSVQAMWSALQVLHKACEVARRHNYFPGGVALIWATYYESCISSDQSCINEWNAMQDLESARPDSPALFVDKPTEGERTERLIKAKLRSIMMSQDLENVTSKEIRNELETQMNCNLKEFKEFIDNEMLLILGQMDKPSLIFDHLYLGSEWNASNLEELQGSGVDYILNVTREIDNFFPGLFAYHNIRVYDEETTDLLAHWNEAYHFINKAKRNHSKCLVHCKMGVSRSASTVIAYAMKEFGWPLEKAYNYVKQKRSITRPNAGFMRQLSEYEGILDASKQRHNKLWRQQSNTCVQQPADDPAGSGDFLPEALDGTPEARLPCLDDAAQPAFPDSGAPGGPTLPCCFRRLSDPLLPSPNDEPGSLVHLEDLERDALLEEAAEPTEAHMPARHPQEASGLCEKEVRKKLESGSPKAQRGSSQQVEEMEGEEAPGAGRWGRPPPQPSKGLLNRENLNNNNSKRSCPDDFEHDAIFGILNKVKPSYKSCADCVYPVTSGAPEAFRERGENPGAPAICTQPTFLPHLTSSPVAHTSSRSRALEKLASGPSESPPLVPPAGSRRSDVGGSRAAAAPELPASLLESSRETQKVLPKSLLLKNSHCDKNPPSMDVAKDESPPKKDLKPAKDLRLLFSKEAEKPTTNSYLMQHQESIIQLQKAGLVRKHTKELERLKGTPADPASPCRDGPAGRPEASVPEENPDLAPVHPPGPPALPSLAGSDDKSEAIPPPFEGASLKSPTPFLCRLDHTSHFSKDFLKTICYTPTSSSMSSNLTRSSSSDSIHSVRGKPGLVKQRTQEIETRLRLAGLTVSSPLKRSHSLAKLGSLNFSTEDLSSEADASALTDSRDAKSSESSFLREPQATPRNPATTSQPSGKSASEHLRSPSWMSKS